Proteins found in one Bremerella volcania genomic segment:
- a CDS encoding Y-family DNA polymerase, whose amino-acid sequence MSSHTRPQRVLCCWFPDWSVQRLIASQPELRRSMVVLTESTKRGDFVYQCNDLAKRRGVRPGMPASEAETFAKTHDSLKIRQASLDQDKTALVEVALRCEPYSFCIGLEETDRPECLLMDVTGIAHFFSGEHALLEQLQQELSSQGFETRLAIANTVGMAWAVAHCLETSQRMIVPATDRAFKDKLSIGALRLPETVLAKLGRLGIYTIGQLQKLDRCSLWSRFGEELLRRMDQLAGERPESITSCRPVPRFIASRRLEYGLTQPETIEQLWLSLLERLVSLLSPMRLGTRHLRCHFVMDNRSEHEINIRLCGTTADVRRLANLLRLQLERQHWNAPLVGIRLEALEVAPLDRTQREMLEGASHDQACRFSQLLDRLSSRLGNEAVTRPAGQPNPIPELSVRLVPVTEVFSAKTVEQDALLPLDRPTALFPCPRPIEVIAVIPDGPPTALFWKSDRLEIAQCWGPERIEFGWWLGPFVRRDYYRVETTKGKRLWVFRRLQDDRWFWHGEWF is encoded by the coding sequence ATGAGTTCTCACACCCGGCCACAAAGGGTTCTCTGCTGCTGGTTTCCTGACTGGTCCGTTCAACGACTCATTGCGAGTCAACCAGAACTGAGACGATCCATGGTGGTTCTCACTGAGTCTACAAAACGTGGTGACTTCGTTTATCAATGCAATGATCTGGCGAAACGACGTGGAGTGCGACCTGGCATGCCTGCCTCGGAAGCAGAGACTTTTGCCAAAACCCACGACTCTCTGAAGATAAGGCAAGCAAGTCTCGATCAGGACAAGACAGCCCTGGTTGAAGTGGCTTTACGCTGTGAGCCCTACAGCTTTTGCATCGGCCTGGAAGAAACGGATCGTCCCGAATGTCTGTTGATGGATGTGACCGGCATCGCCCACTTCTTCTCGGGTGAACACGCACTGCTGGAACAATTGCAACAGGAACTTTCCTCTCAAGGATTCGAGACCAGGTTAGCGATCGCCAACACAGTGGGCATGGCATGGGCGGTAGCCCATTGCCTGGAAACAAGCCAGAGGATGATTGTCCCTGCCACGGATCGTGCGTTTAAAGATAAGTTGTCAATAGGAGCTTTGCGTCTTCCCGAGACGGTCTTGGCTAAGCTGGGCCGGCTGGGGATTTACACGATCGGTCAACTGCAGAAATTAGACCGCTGCTCACTATGGTCCCGATTCGGCGAGGAACTGCTGCGGCGAATGGATCAGTTAGCTGGCGAGCGTCCGGAATCCATCACTTCTTGTCGACCTGTACCACGGTTTATCGCCTCACGACGACTGGAGTATGGACTTACCCAGCCCGAAACCATCGAGCAGCTTTGGCTCTCACTGCTCGAACGATTGGTGAGCTTACTGTCCCCGATGCGGCTGGGCACGCGGCATCTGCGTTGCCATTTTGTCATGGATAATCGAAGCGAACACGAGATCAATATTCGGCTTTGTGGTACTACGGCCGACGTTCGCCGGCTGGCCAACCTGCTGCGTTTACAGTTGGAACGACAGCACTGGAACGCCCCCTTGGTTGGAATTCGGCTGGAAGCCCTAGAGGTCGCTCCCCTGGATCGTACCCAACGGGAAATGCTTGAGGGAGCATCTCATGATCAGGCATGCCGCTTTTCTCAACTATTAGATCGGCTTAGCAGTCGGCTCGGTAATGAAGCTGTGACACGGCCTGCCGGTCAGCCCAATCCCATACCGGAGTTGTCGGTCCGATTGGTCCCTGTAACCGAGGTATTCTCCGCCAAAACCGTAGAACAGGATGCATTGCTCCCCTTGGACCGCCCAACGGCCCTGTTCCCCTGTCCCCGTCCCATCGAAGTGATTGCGGTAATCCCTGATGGACCACCCACTGCGCTATTTTGGAAATCAGATCGCTTGGAGATTGCCCAATGCTGGGGACCGGAGCGAATCGAATTCGGCTGGTGGCTGGGACCGTTCGTGCGTCGCGACTATTACCGCGTAGAAACGACCAAAGGGAAACGGCTGTGGGTGTTTCGACGCTTGCAAGACGACCGCTGGTTCTGGCATGGGGAATGGTTCTGA
- a CDS encoding error-prone DNA polymerase gives MRYAELHCLSNFSFLEAASHPEELVARAAELGYSALAITDRNTLAGVVRAHTAAKDHNFKVIIGSEIVPIDGPPVVLWATNREGYANLCRLITLGRRLAPKGECHLTVEDIAAHTPGVLAGIVPPKHSEELPLEDLHRYRDTFGDAAYLLAELHHGPHDRDRLDWLGMCSRKSTLPLVAAGNVLFHIPERKPLHDVLTAIRLRSSVAQVEAHLQPNGDRHLRPKDRLQAIFAAIPEALRRTQEIADRCTFRLDELRYEYPEELAPAGMTPMQYLRQLTWEGAAKRFPEGISGKVQQLLEHELQLIEDLQYEPYFLTVWDLMRFARSKEILCQGRGSAANSAVCYCLGITSVNPARIDVLFERFISRERDEAPDIDVDFEHERREEVLQYIYEKYGRDRAGIAAVTITYRPRSAIRDVGKAIGLSLDMVDRLAKNADHYRATTDFAVRCGEMGLDAKSDLGRKFLFLVRELIGFPRHLSQHTGGMVITRGPLHDLVPIENATMPGRTVVQWNKDDLDDLGILKVDCLALGMLTAIRKMFQMVEANTGQKHTLASIPEGDPKVYGMICQADTIGIFQIESRAQMSMLPRLKPRCYYDLVIEVAIVRPGPIQGDMVHPYLRRRFGEEEATYPNEAIREVLKKTLGVPLFQEQCMQLAIVAAGFTPGEADQLRRAMGAWRRPGIIDQFRAKLLDGMQKHGLEGEFAERVFQQIRGFGEYGFPESHAASFALLVYVSAWLKHYYPAEFAAAIINSQPMGFYAPSQLISDARKHGVSIWPIDVNRSEWDCTIENQGIRLGLRLVGGFQQQVAEKISQMRREAPFSSMTDFVRRTRLPQAQIEILADADALASLQGSRRDALWNALSLDRKPRQQWLFDQVDDPTEPLAPLPVMSQEEEVYADYRTTGLSLRSHPIAFQRKRLNRLRVTPAGELPNIPNESSVKVAGIVLLRQRPGTAKGITFVTLEDETGTMNLVLHQKTWERFRKITRHSQAWIAHGKLEAKDTVIHVIVRRLEDLSSRLHSLQTKSRDFR, from the coding sequence ATGCGTTACGCCGAACTCCATTGCCTGAGCAATTTTTCCTTTCTGGAAGCAGCTTCCCATCCGGAAGAATTAGTTGCCCGCGCGGCTGAGTTGGGCTATTCCGCCCTGGCCATCACCGACCGCAACACACTTGCCGGAGTCGTGCGGGCTCACACTGCCGCGAAAGACCACAACTTCAAGGTCATCATCGGTTCCGAGATCGTACCGATCGACGGCCCACCGGTGGTTCTCTGGGCTACCAATCGAGAGGGTTACGCCAATCTCTGCCGGCTGATTACGCTAGGACGGCGGCTGGCTCCCAAAGGAGAATGTCATCTTACCGTCGAAGATATCGCAGCCCACACTCCAGGGGTTTTAGCAGGCATCGTTCCTCCAAAGCATTCCGAGGAACTGCCCCTGGAAGACTTGCATCGCTATCGCGACACCTTCGGCGATGCCGCTTACCTATTGGCAGAACTACACCACGGCCCGCACGACCGAGATCGTCTCGATTGGCTGGGAATGTGTTCTCGCAAGTCCACTCTCCCTTTGGTCGCAGCTGGGAACGTGCTGTTCCACATCCCAGAGCGAAAACCGCTGCATGATGTTTTGACTGCCATCCGGCTGCGTTCTTCAGTCGCCCAGGTAGAAGCACACCTACAACCCAATGGTGATCGACATCTACGACCAAAGGACCGACTGCAGGCGATCTTCGCCGCAATCCCCGAGGCCCTTCGTCGCACGCAGGAAATTGCCGATCGCTGTACGTTTCGGTTGGATGAGCTTCGCTACGAGTACCCGGAAGAACTAGCGCCGGCGGGGATGACACCCATGCAGTACCTTCGACAACTCACCTGGGAGGGAGCGGCCAAACGCTTTCCCGAAGGCATTTCTGGGAAGGTTCAACAGTTATTGGAGCATGAACTGCAACTAATCGAAGACCTGCAATATGAGCCTTATTTCCTCACGGTGTGGGATCTGATGCGATTTGCCCGCTCGAAAGAGATCTTATGCCAGGGACGGGGATCGGCCGCCAACTCAGCCGTCTGCTACTGTCTGGGAATTACCTCGGTCAATCCGGCGCGTATCGATGTCTTGTTTGAGCGGTTCATCAGTCGGGAACGAGACGAGGCCCCGGATATTGATGTCGATTTCGAGCACGAACGCAGGGAAGAAGTGCTGCAGTACATCTACGAAAAGTACGGGCGAGACCGAGCTGGCATCGCCGCGGTAACCATCACCTATCGCCCTCGTTCCGCTATTCGCGACGTGGGCAAGGCGATAGGACTATCGCTCGACATGGTTGATCGCCTGGCCAAAAACGCCGATCATTATCGAGCCACCACCGACTTCGCAGTGCGATGCGGTGAAATGGGGCTGGATGCGAAATCCGATCTAGGCCGGAAGTTTCTTTTCCTGGTCCGAGAACTCATCGGATTCCCCCGGCATTTGTCGCAACACACAGGCGGCATGGTAATCACTCGAGGTCCGCTGCATGACCTGGTTCCTATCGAAAACGCAACCATGCCGGGACGTACCGTGGTTCAGTGGAACAAGGACGATCTCGACGACCTGGGCATTCTCAAGGTCGATTGCCTGGCACTGGGCATGCTGACCGCGATTCGCAAAATGTTTCAGATGGTCGAAGCCAACACCGGCCAAAAGCATACCCTGGCCAGCATCCCCGAAGGAGATCCCAAGGTTTACGGCATGATCTGTCAGGCAGACACGATTGGCATCTTTCAGATCGAAAGCCGTGCCCAGATGAGCATGCTGCCCCGTTTGAAACCACGATGCTATTACGACCTGGTCATCGAAGTGGCGATCGTTCGGCCCGGGCCAATCCAAGGGGACATGGTTCACCCGTACTTGCGCCGGCGGTTTGGCGAAGAAGAGGCGACCTATCCCAACGAGGCAATTCGCGAAGTACTGAAGAAGACGCTTGGTGTACCCCTCTTTCAAGAGCAATGCATGCAGTTGGCGATCGTCGCCGCAGGGTTCACCCCCGGCGAAGCCGATCAGCTTCGAAGGGCCATGGGAGCCTGGCGACGTCCGGGGATCATCGACCAGTTCCGTGCCAAGCTGTTAGACGGCATGCAGAAGCACGGACTGGAAGGGGAATTTGCCGAGAGAGTCTTTCAGCAGATCCGCGGGTTTGGAGAGTATGGCTTTCCGGAAAGTCATGCAGCAAGTTTCGCTCTCCTGGTTTACGTTTCTGCCTGGCTCAAGCATTACTATCCGGCCGAGTTCGCCGCAGCGATCATCAACAGTCAGCCGATGGGGTTCTATGCTCCGTCTCAACTTATCAGCGATGCACGGAAGCATGGCGTCTCGATTTGGCCGATCGATGTCAATCGTAGCGAGTGGGACTGTACGATCGAGAACCAAGGGATTCGACTGGGACTTCGCCTGGTGGGAGGTTTCCAGCAGCAAGTCGCGGAGAAGATCTCGCAAATGCGAAGGGAAGCCCCATTTAGCTCCATGACGGACTTTGTTCGGCGAACCAGGCTTCCCCAGGCACAAATTGAAATCCTGGCCGATGCGGATGCGTTAGCGAGTTTACAGGGATCTCGCCGAGACGCCCTGTGGAATGCTCTTTCTCTTGACCGAAAACCGCGACAACAATGGTTGTTCGATCAAGTCGACGATCCGACCGAACCACTCGCCCCCTTGCCGGTGATGTCCCAGGAGGAAGAAGTCTACGCCGACTACCGGACAACCGGACTTTCACTAAGGTCACATCCGATCGCCTTCCAGAGGAAACGTTTGAACCGCCTACGAGTCACGCCCGCTGGGGAACTACCCAATATTCCGAATGAGTCCTCAGTCAAAGTCGCTGGCATTGTCCTCTTGCGTCAACGCCCAGGCACAGCCAAGGGGATCACCTTCGTGACGCTGGAAGACGAAACCGGCACGATGAACCTGGTCTTACACCAAAAGACTTGGGAGCGGTTTCGGAAAATAACGCGGCATAGCCAAGCGTGGATCGCCCATGGAAAACTGGAAGCTAAGGATACCGTAATTCACGTGATCGTGCGGCGGCTGGAAGATTTGAGTTCGCGCTTACACTCGCTTCAAACTAAATCACGGGACTTTCGTTAA
- a CDS encoding HoxN/HupN/NixA family nickel/cobalt transporter: MHNHTHELTLGFAFLLGAIHALEPGHGKTAMLVYLAGEKRSLWHPVVMGLSTALSHSLSLFAIAFAVHLTHHVVSGDHHHEHFVSDLLQWISAGLVLCVGAWMLWKAMSGKKTACCHHHSDDSCCEHTNLVTLEALGATAPKQDAMERQRKSSFSTTALLGIAVGLFPCPSALVAYFTGLSTGQPWEAYIIIALFAAGIATSLTSVGICLQLFGARLAKFSTQAKLLPWAHIRALLILGVGLFYLIALVGDSDPTAHIH, translated from the coding sequence ATGCATAACCACACGCACGAATTGACCCTCGGATTTGCTTTTCTACTGGGAGCGATCCACGCCCTGGAACCTGGCCACGGAAAGACGGCCATGCTGGTATACCTGGCCGGAGAAAAGCGGAGTCTCTGGCACCCGGTCGTCATGGGATTGAGCACCGCGCTATCCCATTCGCTTTCCCTGTTTGCGATTGCCTTTGCGGTTCACTTAACCCACCACGTCGTGTCTGGCGACCACCACCACGAGCATTTCGTGTCCGACTTGCTCCAGTGGATCAGCGCTGGCCTGGTTCTTTGCGTAGGTGCCTGGATGCTGTGGAAGGCAATGTCGGGAAAGAAAACGGCTTGCTGCCATCACCACTCGGATGACTCCTGCTGCGAACATACGAATTTGGTAACCCTCGAAGCTCTGGGAGCGACTGCGCCAAAACAGGATGCGATGGAGCGGCAACGCAAGAGTAGTTTCTCGACAACAGCTCTCCTGGGAATTGCCGTAGGACTATTTCCTTGTCCATCCGCCTTGGTCGCCTACTTTACCGGTCTCTCGACCGGACAGCCCTGGGAAGCTTACATAATCATTGCCCTCTTCGCCGCCGGTATCGCAACGTCACTTACCAGCGTTGGCATTTGTTTGCAGTTATTCGGAGCAAGACTGGCGAAGTTCTCTACGCAAGCGAAACTCCTGCCGTGGGCCCATATTCGTGCCTTATTGATCCTGGGCGTTGGTCTATTTTACCTCATCGCCCTGGTAGGTGATTCCGACCCAACAGCCCATATTCACTGA
- a CDS encoding heavy metal translocating P-type ATPase: MSSVSVAKRIQTDLDAGLTAYEKWRMSIRFSTALVAASLLVVGILIERLMPAEQLSLGAAFQAAAALLVLAPILWEALWGLFRESPEYYSAQLVSIAALAAFAIGDFATAVIVPVILSVAFFLEERSILGANSAIAGLQALQSNLARRLTEDGTERSIAASELRVGDTIVIAPGESIPADAVVLHGHAAIDQSSITGESTPEEVCPGSKVFAGSMNLNGLIRARVTSAGDDTTLAKVLELFQEAERSKTRVLRLVEQYAKYFVLAVLMIAGITLFLTHDVTRAITVLVVGCPGPFLIAGPAAMVASLAVASRHGILVKNARFLEALSEVNSVVFDKTGTVTTGQLDVCRVVPCSGEEKEIIQAVLPGVSVNQHPVSKAITRYGKLQNLSFVEVEDVEEVPGLGIRIHYPDGRVILLGRESWLNQEGVETESVDHSGPMVWAAEICGLAKRPLGCICLLDHARADSSQVIRLLRDLRVERTVLLTGDRSAVALHIGQEVGVDEIVSEVLPSEKLQVVELEKKAGYNVMVVGDGINDAPALAAGNVGVAMGVGGADITMRSADIVLMTHQLDRLPMAMVLAAKTKATIHRNVLIGAGLTLLMLGMASAGTITPIAGAILQNVGEAFVIINSAAILRWKWQPVSQPISS, from the coding sequence ATGAGTTCGGTATCGGTAGCGAAAAGAATCCAGACCGACCTTGACGCCGGCCTCACGGCCTACGAAAAGTGGCGAATGAGCATTCGCTTCAGCACGGCCTTGGTCGCGGCATCGCTGCTTGTGGTTGGAATTTTGATTGAGCGTCTAATGCCCGCCGAGCAGCTATCTCTGGGGGCCGCATTTCAGGCAGCGGCAGCACTCCTGGTACTTGCTCCTATCCTATGGGAAGCGTTGTGGGGATTGTTTCGCGAATCCCCGGAATATTACAGCGCCCAGTTGGTAAGCATCGCGGCGCTTGCCGCATTCGCGATTGGTGATTTTGCCACGGCGGTTATTGTTCCGGTGATATTGAGCGTGGCGTTCTTCCTGGAAGAACGCAGCATCCTCGGTGCCAATTCGGCGATTGCTGGTCTTCAAGCGTTGCAGTCGAACCTTGCCCGCAGGTTGACCGAAGACGGCACAGAACGATCAATCGCGGCATCGGAATTGAGGGTCGGCGATACGATTGTCATTGCTCCTGGTGAAAGCATTCCGGCCGATGCGGTCGTTTTACACGGACATGCGGCGATTGACCAGTCTTCGATTACGGGCGAATCGACTCCGGAAGAAGTTTGCCCTGGCTCGAAAGTATTCGCTGGTTCTATGAACTTGAACGGATTGATCCGAGCGCGAGTCACGTCGGCGGGCGACGACACGACGCTCGCCAAGGTTCTGGAGCTATTTCAAGAAGCAGAACGGTCCAAAACGCGTGTACTTCGCTTGGTCGAACAGTATGCCAAGTACTTTGTCTTGGCGGTCCTGATGATCGCTGGGATCACTCTCTTTCTGACGCACGATGTGACTCGTGCGATTACCGTGCTGGTGGTGGGTTGCCCCGGTCCGTTTCTCATCGCAGGTCCCGCAGCGATGGTCGCTTCTCTGGCCGTTGCCTCGCGGCATGGCATTCTCGTGAAGAATGCTCGATTCCTCGAGGCCCTCAGCGAGGTCAATAGTGTTGTTTTCGATAAGACGGGAACCGTCACCACCGGGCAGTTGGATGTTTGTCGCGTAGTACCATGTTCCGGCGAAGAGAAAGAGATTATCCAGGCGGTTCTGCCTGGCGTCTCTGTCAACCAGCATCCTGTTTCTAAAGCCATTACCCGATATGGCAAGCTGCAAAATCTGTCTTTCGTAGAAGTTGAAGACGTTGAAGAAGTCCCAGGACTTGGCATTCGGATTCACTACCCAGACGGACGAGTCATCCTCTTAGGGCGTGAAAGCTGGCTCAATCAGGAAGGAGTCGAGACGGAGTCGGTCGACCACTCTGGCCCGATGGTCTGGGCCGCCGAGATCTGTGGTCTGGCCAAACGACCGCTTGGATGTATCTGTCTTTTGGATCATGCCCGTGCCGACTCGTCGCAGGTAATCCGATTGCTGCGAGACTTGCGGGTTGAACGTACCGTTCTCCTGACGGGGGATCGCTCCGCGGTTGCTCTTCATATCGGCCAGGAGGTCGGTGTCGACGAGATTGTGTCCGAGGTGCTCCCTTCTGAGAAACTGCAAGTCGTCGAGTTGGAAAAGAAGGCTGGCTACAACGTCATGGTTGTGGGAGACGGCATCAACGATGCCCCAGCACTTGCAGCAGGAAATGTCGGCGTGGCGATGGGTGTCGGGGGGGCAGACATCACGATGCGCAGCGCGGATATCGTCCTGATGACCCATCAACTGGATCGGCTCCCCATGGCGATGGTACTGGCCGCCAAGACCAAAGCAACGATCCACCGGAACGTACTCATCGGTGCGGGACTAACGCTTTTGATGCTTGGGATGGCCTCGGCTGGAACGATTACCCCAATCGCCGGTGCGATCCTCCAGAATGTCGGTGAAGCATTTGTGATCATAAACAGCGCTGCAATCCTACGGTGGAAATGGCAGCCCGTCAGCCAACCAATTTCATCCTGA
- the hflK gene encoding protease modulator HflK, whose translation MSDQRTFSPPPPPRENRARRSEQIGVGVGAGMRIIGFLAVLLMILFWCSGITMVQPNEVALLTRFGKLVGNTPGEQVQPPGILLALPYPIDEVIRVPVKEEREVSIDRLKLSSVGGSTTALDPIRDGYVLCGDQHILQTNVRVKYRISDPVAFHFQADQPERVLKEAAAASIVQTIAGWNAMDTLRLQRSSNAEEVERLPISVRERLQRRLDQLGLGIEVSAIEFREIIPTPQLAEAFENVQSEQIHIETRKREAEGFAARTIPQAEADRYTLVNEATRFQTDVTTKADEEVTLFDKVYAQYLANPDLVWSRLYLEAMEQIMQSVGRLRFVAPGARIVISPKSSTEKSPAVVSDQTKEQSP comes from the coding sequence ATGAGCGATCAGCGTACCTTCTCGCCACCACCTCCGCCGAGAGAGAATCGTGCCCGACGTTCCGAGCAGATCGGCGTGGGCGTCGGTGCCGGCATGCGGATCATCGGGTTTTTGGCTGTCTTGTTGATGATTTTGTTTTGGTGCTCTGGCATCACCATGGTTCAACCCAACGAAGTTGCCTTGTTGACTCGCTTTGGCAAGCTGGTTGGCAACACGCCCGGAGAGCAAGTCCAGCCACCGGGCATCTTGTTGGCGTTGCCCTATCCTATCGATGAGGTCATTCGCGTTCCTGTCAAAGAAGAGCGGGAAGTCTCGATTGATCGACTGAAACTAAGTTCTGTGGGTGGCAGTACAACCGCACTCGATCCCATTCGGGATGGTTACGTGCTCTGTGGCGACCAGCACATTCTGCAGACCAACGTTCGTGTGAAGTATCGGATCTCCGATCCGGTCGCCTTTCACTTTCAAGCCGATCAGCCGGAACGGGTTCTCAAGGAAGCGGCTGCAGCTTCGATCGTCCAGACGATCGCTGGTTGGAATGCGATGGATACTCTGCGTCTGCAACGTTCTTCCAATGCGGAAGAAGTCGAGCGTTTGCCGATATCGGTTCGCGAGCGTCTTCAGAGGCGACTTGATCAACTTGGCCTTGGCATCGAGGTCAGTGCAATAGAGTTCCGTGAAATCATTCCCACGCCGCAACTGGCTGAAGCATTCGAGAACGTTCAGAGTGAACAGATTCATATCGAAACCCGAAAACGTGAGGCCGAGGGTTTTGCCGCCCGAACGATTCCCCAAGCCGAGGCCGATCGCTACACGCTGGTTAACGAAGCAACTCGCTTCCAAACCGACGTGACGACCAAAGCAGACGAGGAAGTCACTCTCTTCGACAAAGTTTACGCCCAGTACCTTGCGAATCCTGACTTGGTCTGGTCGCGGCTCTATCTGGAAGCGATGGAACAGATCATGCAGTCGGTGGGACGCCTTAGGTTTGTCGCCCCTGGGGCGCGGATCGTCATCTCTCCGAAGAGTTCTACCGAGAAGTCGCCGGCTGTTGTTAGCGACCAAACCAAGGAGCAAAGCCCATGA
- the hflC gene encoding protease modulator HflC gives MENVTEQQSNQAAPLWTKVVRIGLGISIFILLVAYPCYVQVSEGTSVVVTRFGKPTRQLMEPGAYFKLPWPVEDARVVDLRQHVFNTPYTATLTHDRRNVVLSTFVVWNVADPLLFLQSAGSVEAVSAKIDGMVTAAKNTRMGGYDLSALVSTDVAQLQTQRIEQQLLQDVQQDAREKFGIQILQIGINRIAYESSNVSAVLAQMKAEREAAAKQLRALGEKDANAIRDDAVVRSEEILRDGRLEAGRIRADAEQKVSEIYAQAHLRDPEFYRYWRSLEALKRSLGSDATIILRTNEGFMDLLTDPPPVPQKASPSSLPTTSEDRTAQFPPGNTQATAEKQP, from the coding sequence ATGGAAAACGTAACCGAACAGCAATCGAATCAGGCAGCACCTCTCTGGACGAAAGTCGTAAGGATTGGTCTGGGTATTTCGATCTTTATCCTGCTGGTGGCCTATCCCTGCTACGTTCAGGTATCGGAAGGGACATCCGTGGTCGTCACTCGCTTTGGCAAGCCAACTCGCCAACTGATGGAACCCGGGGCCTATTTCAAACTTCCGTGGCCTGTCGAGGATGCCCGCGTTGTCGACTTGCGGCAACATGTCTTCAACACGCCCTACACGGCAACGCTAACGCACGATCGTCGCAACGTGGTCCTCTCGACCTTTGTGGTGTGGAACGTAGCCGACCCATTGCTATTTCTTCAATCCGCCGGAAGCGTCGAAGCCGTGTCTGCCAAGATCGATGGCATGGTAACGGCCGCTAAGAATACGCGGATGGGAGGCTACGATCTGTCCGCGTTGGTTTCAACCGACGTAGCTCAACTGCAGACCCAGCGCATCGAACAGCAGCTTCTGCAAGACGTGCAGCAAGATGCACGCGAAAAGTTTGGAATTCAGATCCTTCAGATCGGGATCAATCGAATTGCCTACGAGTCTTCCAATGTCTCGGCCGTCCTTGCCCAAATGAAGGCCGAACGGGAAGCTGCAGCGAAGCAGTTGCGAGCCCTGGGCGAGAAAGATGCCAACGCGATTCGCGACGATGCCGTCGTGCGGAGCGAAGAGATTCTGCGAGACGGACGTTTGGAAGCAGGTCGCATCCGTGCCGACGCCGAACAAAAGGTGTCGGAGATCTATGCACAAGCCCACCTGCGAGATCCCGAGTTCTACCGGTATTGGCGTTCGCTGGAGGCACTCAAGCGAAGTCTTGGGAGTGACGCGACAATTATCCTGCGAACCAACGAAGGGTTCATGGATCTGCTCACGGATCCGCCTCCGGTTCCCCAAAAGGCCTCTCCGTCCTCGCTACCAACAACGTCCGAAGATCGTACGGCCCAGTTTCCTCCCGGCAATACCCAGGCAACCGCGGAGAAGCAGCCATGA